In Lates calcarifer isolate ASB-BC8 linkage group LG15, TLL_Latcal_v3, whole genome shotgun sequence, one genomic interval encodes:
- the tlr18 gene encoding toll-like receptor 2 type-2 translates to MIWKVINFSALLLGALTSPTPSSPPISNTEEGPCRIYNSGSSADCLGRQLNSVPWRQFPSTLEAVDLSYNKLQAVHADDFLRLPRLRKLLLQYNNISHIDDDAFKNNTLLEHLDIFNNSLQEIPARALTPLLNLKKLYMSNNLYKHATLADSFSKFVKLQVLSMGGPLVMGLKKADFQPLKNIKLQGFSVKCSSNLSYYEPGSLEIIQTQMMGFDMAIDQRPSALPHMLRDLANKTFSLIQFRNLFEFTYYMEKEDIFQGLKDITANQLIFHRGKFNENLLRMALMNLQVTPIKWLRLQYIDFARSPTFVDSGAGSSITDLELDKLDLWYISNPDILRFDWRFTWFNKIKDLSIRYVYFNSVPCDSWVEMEGVESLDVSNNRLQNEFIFNQRCDYKGSMPNLHTFNLSTNELTSLKDLSSLTREFQQLQVLDLSNNKLGSAENSQDCVWQQNITHLIAHHNQFVSEALCCLPTTVHYLDLSYCNLDQLDMMYFEKATNLKELLLSGNKIKFIPSKWESLSLQSLALDGNSFGLISKASFQDMPRLSQLRAGNNPYHCTCELHAFVQDTISQGKVNLTDWPWNYRCYHPEAFLNTVISKYFPGHVACDIRLVIVICVATTTAVILILMLICYIFDLPWYTKATYQIIRAKYRAHKEKAAGELGTFTYHAFISYSHSDADWVRDELLPCLENNRNPYRLCIHERDFMPGKWIIDNIIENIENSRKVIFVLSRHFVNSEWCNYELYFAQQRAMGKTFSDVILVVKEPIDPNSLPSKYCKLKKMLSTKTYLEWPQHANQQVFFWEQLRSVLGKPTMTREGTHSVKSRTSSEGGISVIGLPMEDQRPEVVKPNMDQEEELGNKIINRNNHELSNQGQIPVVAF, encoded by the exons ATGATTTGGAAAGTGATTAATTTCAGTGCTCTCCTTCTTGGAGCACTCACATCCCCAACTCCATCTTCACCCCCCATCTCTAACACTGAGGAAGGACCATGTCGCATCTACAACTCTGGCAGCTCTGCAGACTGTCTGGGTAGACAGCTCAACAGTGTCCCCTGGAGACAATTTCCATCCACACTTGAAGCTGTAGATCTCTCCTACAATAAACTTCAAGCTGTCCATGCTGATGACTTCCTCCGCCTCCCTCGGCTTCGCAAGCTTCTGCTGCAGTACAATAACATCTCACACATTGACGATGAtgcctttaaaaacaacacGCTACTGGAGCATCTTGACATCTTTAATAACTCCCTGCAGGAAATTCCTGCCAGAGCTCTGACGCCTCTCTTGAATCTAAAGAAGCTCTACATGTCCAATAACCTTTATAAACATGCCACTTTAGCTGATAGCTTCTCCAAATTTGTCAAACTCCAGGTTTTGTCAATGGGTGGTCCTCTGGTGATGGGTCTAAAGAAAGCAGATTTTCAGCCACTGAAGAACATCAAGTTACAAGGATTTTCAGTCAAATGCTCCTCCAATCTAAGCTACTATGAGCCTGGAAGTTTAGAAATCATTCAGACGCAGATGATGGGCTTCGATATGGCCATAGATCAACGGCCAAGTGCTCTCCCTCACATGCTACGAGACCTCGCCAACAAGACATTCAGCCTCATCCAGTTCCGTAATCTCTTTGAGTTCACTTACTACATGGAGAAGGAGGACATTTTTCAAGGATTAAAAGACATCACAGCCAATCAGCTTATCTTTCACAGAGGTAAATTCAACGAGAATCTCCTGAGGATGGCTTTAATGAACTTACAGGTCACCCCTATCAAATGGTTGAGACTTCAGTACATTGACTTTGCCCGTTCACCCACGTTTGTTGACAGTGGAGCAGGTTCCAGCATCACAGACCTGGAACTAGATAAGTTGGATCTTTG GTATATCAGCAATCCTGATATACTGAGATTTGACTGGCGTTTCACCTGGTTCAACAAAATTAAGGATCTGTCCATTCGGTATGTGTATTTCAACTCCGTGCCTTGTGACTCCTGGGTTGAGATGGAGGGTGTGGAGTCCCTGGACGTTTCCAATAATCGACTACAGAATGAATTCATCTTCAACCAGCGGTGTGATTATAAGGGCTCCATGCCAAATCTTCACACTTTCAACCTCAGCACGAATGAACTGACAAGCTTAAAAGACTTGTCATCACTAACAAGGGAGTTCCAGCAGCTTCAGGTGTTGGATTTAAGCAACAACAAACTTGGATCTGCTGAAAACAGTCAGGACTGTGTTTGGCAACAAAATATCACTCATCTTATCGCTCACCACAATCAGTTTGTAAGTGAAGCCCTCTGTTGTCTGCCCACCACCGTGCACTATTTGGACCTGTCTTACTGCAACCTGGACCAGCTGGACATGATGTACTTTGAGAAAGCAACTAACCTGAAAGAGCTCCTGCTGAGTGGGAATAAAATCAAGTTCATCCCATCCAAGTGGGagagtctgtcactgcagtCACTAGCTTTGGATGGGAATTCGTTTGGCCTCATTAGCAAGGCGTCCTTCCAGGACATGCCTCGGCTGTCTCAACTGAGAGCGGGGAATAATCCTTACCATTGCACTTGTGAGCTTCATGCTTTCGTCCAGGACACAATTTCACAAGGCAAGGTGAACCTCACAGACTGGCCTTGGAACTACAGATGCTACCACCCAGAGGCTTTCCTTAACACAGTCATATCCAAATACTTCCCAGGTCACGTGGCTTGTGATATCAGACTAGTTATCGTCATCTGTGTTGCAACCACTACAGCAGTGATCTTGATACTGATGCTGATCTGCTATATTTTTGACCTCCCGTGGTACACTAAAGCCACATATCAGATCATCAGGGCCAAATACAGAGCTCATAAGGAAAAAGCAGCAGGGGAATTAGGGACTTTTACCTATCATGCCTTCATATCCTACAGCCACTCCGATGCAGACTGGGTGAGGGACGAGCTCTTACCCTGTTTGGAGAACAACAGAAACCCCTACCGTCTGTGTATCCATGAGAGGGATTTCATGCCAGGAAAGTGGATCATCGATAACATCATTGAGAACATTGAAAACAGTCGAAAG GTAATATTTGTCCTCTCACGGCATTTTGTTAACAGTGAGTGGTGCAACTATGAGCTGTACTTTGCCCAGCAGAGAGCAATGGGAAAGACCTTCAGTGATGTTATCCTGGTGGTAAAGGAGCCCATTGATCCCAACTCCCTGCCCAGCAAGTACTGCAAGCTTAAGAAGATGCTCAGTACTAAGACGTACCTGGAATGGCCCCAGCATGCCAACCAGCAGGTGTTTTTCTGGGAGCAGCTGAGGAGTGTTTTGGGCAAGCCGACAATGACCAGAGAGGGTACACACAGTGTCAAGAGCAGAACTTCATCTGAGGGTGGCATTTCTGTGATTGGGCTCCCTATGGAGGATCAGAGGCCAGAAGTAGTGAAACCTAACATGGATCAAGAAGAGGAACTCGGAAACAAGATTATTAACAGGAATAATCATGAGTTGTCCAATCAGGGACAAATACCTGTGGTGGCATTTTGA